One Oncorhynchus keta strain PuntledgeMale-10-30-2019 chromosome 34, Oket_V2, whole genome shotgun sequence genomic window, CTACTCAGCAGGCCGCTACGACCCTACGGTGAAGCCACCGTTTGACGCCGGGTTCGAGGGCATTGGCGAGGTGGTCGGACTCGGCCTGAGTGCCAGCGCCCGCTACACCGTTGGCGACACCGTGGCCTACTTTGCTGATGGGGCCTTTGCAGAGTACACGGTGATACCCATGATCAAGACCGTACCCGTACCCGCGGTGAAGCCAGAGTTCCTCACCCTGCTGTTAAGCGGTGCCACGGCTTATATCGCCATGAAGCGGCTTGGCGACCTGGTGAAGGGCGAGACAGTGCTGGTGACGGCCGCTGCCGGTGGCACGGGCCAGTTCGCCGTGCAGTTTGCCAAACAGGCCGGCTGCCATGTTGTGGGCACCTGCTCCTCCAATGAGAAGGCTGGCTTCTTAAAGACCATTGGCTGCGACAGGCCCATCAACTACACGTCCGAGGACCTGAGCGCCACGCTGCGCAAAGAGTACCCACAAGGCCTGGACGTAGTCTACGAGTCCATAGGCGGCAGAATCTTTGACATGGCGGTCAACAATCTGGCCAATAAGGGCAGGCTGATCGTGATCGGGTTCATCTCAGGGTACCAAACGGCATCAGGGGTCCCAACTGTTAAAGGAGGGACTCTGCCCGTGAAGCTGCTCCAGAAGTCAGCCAGTGTGAGGGGGTTCTTCCTACCT contains:
- the LOC118367304 gene encoding prostaglandin reductase 3-like produces the protein MSTSFLLRNGKRVFSIIGGVCRGTDALSRVNFISRRFIVDLSYSTHFMDFKGSSIPSSMKKLVVTKLSQNFRDAVALQTVPVPTPGDGDLLVRNRFVGINASDINYSAGRYDPTVKPPFDAGFEGIGEVVGLGLSASARYTVGDTVAYFADGAFAEYTVIPMIKTVPVPAVKPEFLTLLLSGATAYIAMKRLGDLVKGETVLVTAAAGGTGQFAVQFAKQAGCHVVGTCSSNEKAGFLKTIGCDRPINYTSEDLSATLRKEYPQGLDVVYESIGGRIFDMAVNNLANKGRLIVIGFISGYQTASGVPTVKGGTLPVKLLQKSASVRGFFLPHFLSDYKEAMGSMMQMFAKGKLVCEVDCGDMAPEGRFVGLESVFRAVDYMYAGKNVGKVVVEVTPPSLDSKL